A region of the Deinococcus aquiradiocola genome:
TGCGCACCAGCAGCAGCACGGTGTTCGTGTCCCGCTCCCCGAACCGGTCCTTCAGGAGGGCCGTGACGCGCGCACTCTCGGAATCCGTGAGGCTGCCCGGATCGGCACTCAGGCGGGCAGGTGCCCGCGACGCGAACGGAATGCAGGCGAGCACGGCGAGTGCCCACACCAGCAGCACCAGCCAGGGACGACGGGTCACGACGGAAGCGAGAGGGCGCACCCGCGTAGTAGAACAGAAAGCCGCCCCGCCAACTGCGCCGACCCGCCCCGGCCGGACGGCAGGAGGCCGGGTTCCGGATCAAAACCCTATCAGGTGTCGCCGGAACCGGTCTCCTGCCGCGCCAGCCACGTCTGGTACGGGACGCGCGCCAGCTCGAAGGTGTCGGCGGTGCGCGTGTACCCGCCGCGCCCACCCATGCGGCCCACCAGCTGCAGGGCCGCCGTGTCCACGTACAGCCGCTCGGGGTCCAGCATCGCGTCGTCCCGGACGTGCACGCCCAGCACCTCGCCCAGCACCACGCGGTTCCGGCCGATGCGGACGGTCTGCACCTCCCGGCACTCCAGGCTCACGGGGCTCGCCGTGACGCGCGGCACGCGCACCAGCGTGCCCGGCGTGAGCTGCAGGCCCGCCACGCCCGCCTCGTCCACGCCGGGCGGGAAGTCCGTCGCGGAGAGGTTCATGGCCTCACTCAGCGCCTCGCTCACCAGGTTGATCACGAATTCCCCGCCGCCCGCACCGTCCGGCCCGGCGATGTTGCGGGCCGTGTCCTTCGGCGTGCCGTCCGGCCGGTCGCCGGGCGAGAACGCCACCACGGCCGGATCGCTGCCCATCATGTTGAAGAAACTGTACGGCGCGAGATTCACGCCGCTCCCGTCGAGGTTCAGGGTGCTGACCCACGCGATGGGGCGCGGCACGATCACGGCAGTCAGCAGTTTGTACCCGTCGGCGGGCGAGAGGGCAGCGAGGTCGTAATGCATGACCCAGGCTACCGGATGCCCCTGCCGGGAACCGTGCCGTGAAGGGCCGCTCAAGGCGCGAAGCTGACCGCTCCTTGAGAGATGGACGCCTGTCATGAACCACTCACTACAATGCACTCAGATCACCAGAACGCACGCCAGCGGCTCGGTACGGCGCGCGGCACCGCAACTCCCGGAGGCAGACATGGATTGGCAGAACCTACCCAGCAGCAACAACGTAGAGGACCGTCGCGGCAGCGGGGGAGGGCGCGGCGGCGGGGTCGCCATCGGCGGCGGCGCGGCCATCATCATCGCGCTGCTCGGCTGGTTCTTCGGCATCGACACCAGTTCCATCACGGGCGGCAGCCAGACGCAGTCGCGGCCCAGCCAGTCGCAGGGCAGTGCGGGCACGCAGTCGCAGGCGCAGGACACGCAGTTCGTCAGCAAGATCCTCGGCAGCACCGAACAGGTGTGGGGCGACATCTTCCAGAAGAACGGCCGCACGTACCAGGCGCCGCGCCTCGTGCTGTTCTCCGGCGCGACCGACAGCGCCTGCGGTCAGGCGGACAGCGCCGTCGGTCCCTTCTACTGCCCCAGCGACACCAAGGTGTACCTCGACACGGACTTCTTCGCGCAGATGCAGGCCCAGCTGGGCGGCGGCGGCGACTTCGCGGACGCGTACGTGATCGCGCACGAGGTCGGGCATCACGTGCAGAACCTCCTCGGCATCTCCGACAAGGTCGACCGCGCCCAGCGCAGCGCCCGCAGCGAAGCGCAGGCGAACAAGTACTCCGTGGCGCTGGAACTGCAGGCCGACTGCTTCGCGGGCGTGTGGGGCAAACGCTCCAGCACGCAGACGAACCTCACGCAGCAGGACGTGCAGAGCGCCATCAACACCGCCACCGCCATCGGTGACGACGCCCTGCAGAAACAGTCCCGCGGCTACGTCGTGCCGGACTCCTTCACGCACGGCACGTCGCAGCAGCGCGTCAGCTGGTTCATGAAGGGCTTCCAGGGCGGCGACCCCGCCCAGTGCGACACCTTCAACGGCGCCATCTGACCCGGACCCCGGCCCCGGCCGTCCCTGCCTGAGCGGCACGCCCGCCTGCCGCCCCCTGTCCAGCCCACCCCGCCACAGTTGCCGCGCCGCGCCACTGCCATGATCGGAACGTGACCCGCCGCCTCACCACCCCCGCGTCCCCGGCCCACCTGAAGGTCGGGGACGCGGTCGTCGAGGTGCGCCGCAGCCCGCGCCGCCGCACCGTCGCCCTGAAGGTCGGGCCGGGCGGCGCCGTCCTGTACGCCCCGACCGGCGTGAGCGCCGCCCGCCTGACGGCCTTCCTGACGCAGCGGCAGGACTGGCTGCTCGGCCACCTCGCCACGTTCGCCCGCCAGCGCGTCCGCACGCCCCTCACGGACGGCCAGTCCCTCCCGCTGCTGGACGGCACCCTCACGCTGCGCCTCACGCCCGGCACGCGCGCCGCCCGCCGCGAAGGCACGGACCTGCACGTCCACCCGCAGCACCTCACCGCGCAGATCGAGGCGTGGTACCGGCAGGCGGCCCTCGCGCACTTCACGCCGCTCGTCCACACCCTCGACCGGCACCTGCGTGACGTCGCGCCGCAGCGCCGCGTCACGCCGCTCGGCGCGGTCCGGCTCACGCGGGCCGGGAGCCGCTGGGGCAGCTGCACCTCGCGCGGCGACATCCGCCTGCACTGGCGCCTGATGTTCGCGCCGTCCCGCGTCGCGCACTACGTCGCCGCGCACGAGGTCGCGCACCTCGCGCAGATGGACCATTCGCCGCGTTACTGGGCGACCCTCGCGCGCCTGATGCCGGACTATGCCGAACCGAAACGCTGGCTGCGCGAACACGGCGAGACCCTCACGCTCTGGGACGACCCCGCCCCCGACGACCCCGCCCCCACCGCCGACCCCCACACCGCCTGACCGGGCAGCGGCCCACACCGTATAGGTGCGGGCCGCTCGCGTTTTCCTGCGGTGGTCGTCCTGCACGTTCAGGCCCGAACGTTCAGGTCTGGGCGTTCAGGTCTGGGCGTTCAGGACGCGGTGCGGGCCGTCTGGGCCTCCCGCAGGCGACGCCACAGCAGCATCGCCACGCCGCCCGACCACGCCACGCCGAGCGCCCACCCGCCCAGCACGTCCGTCGGGTAGTGCACGCCCAGGTACACGCGCGACACGCCCATGATCACCGTGTACAGCACCCCGAACACCGCGACCGGCCAGCGGTACGGGGTGCGCCACACGAGCGCCGTGACCGTGACCGCCAGGGCCGCCGCCATGCTGCTGTGCCCGCTCGGGAAGGACGTGTCGCCCTCCTGCCACAGCCACGGGATCACCTGCGGCCGCGCCCGCCCGAACGCGAGTTTCAGCACCACGTTCAGCAGCACCGCGCCGCCCACCGACAGCAGGAAGTACCGCGCGACGCTGTGCGCCCGCGTCCACAGCCACACTGTCAGCACCGCGCAGAAGGGCAGCATCACACGTGCACTCCCGATGGTGCTGAACGCCTTCGCCAGCCCCGCGAACCACGCGGGCGCGTGCGCGCGCAGCCCCACCATGAGGGGCGACTCCCACGCGAACGGCTGCTTCTCATGGATGTCGTCCGCGATCTTGCCGAGCAGCGCGAGCGGCAGCACGATCAGCAGGGCCAGGGCCAGCAGTGGGCGCCAGTGCAGACGAATCCAGGAGATCATGAGAACCAGTGTAGGGGGCCGGGGGGAGCGGCCAGATGACAGCAGCGCAAGGGTTCTTTAGGTTGCCCTCAACACCCCCACCCTCCCCCGTGATGGACTGCTCGCATGACCGGACACACCTCAGACGAAGTGATCGGCGACGGCAGCGGGCACGCCCGCGGCACCGACGCCGACAGCGCCACCAAGACCCCCAACCAAGACCGTGGCGTGGTGCAGGACTCGCCCGGCAACCCCGACTACGGCACCGCCGACGACGCGGGCGGCAACGGCAACCTCACCGGCGAGGAACGCCCGCACCCCGAACAGGAGTAATAGGGCTTCCAGTGGTTGCCGTTCACTGAACGGCACGCACCGGGCCGCAGGCAGCAGAGGGGGCGCGCCATGGAATCATTCCACGGCGCGCCCTTCCCTTATTCAGGCGAGGCGGTCCTGCACCATGCGCGCCACCTGCCGCGCCGTCTCGTCGCCCGCCCGGGCCAGCGTTTCGCGTTCGTGCCGCGCCGCGTCCCGCAGGTCGTCCGGGAGGCTGCCGAGGTTGATGTCCACGTTCAGCAGCGTCGCCTGCAGGGCCGCGCCGAGCAGGGCCGCGCCCGCCCCCACGTCCGACACGATGCCGCGGTGCGCGGCCACCGCCGCCTCCTGCGCGAGCTGCAGGGCGGCCAGCAGGTCACGGGCGGCGTGCAGGGGGGCGCGCGTGGCGGCCTGCGCGGCCTGCGCCAGTGCCGCCTGCCGCGCGGCCTGCTCGGCGTCCGTGCCTCTGGGGAGGGCGAGGGCCGCCATGAAGCCCCCGAAGGCCGTCACGTCCGCGTCCGGATGCCCGCGCAGCGCGTCCAGCTGCGCGCGCGCCCGCGCCAGCAGGGCGTGCACGTCCGGCGTGGCGGTGCGGCGGCGCGCCGTGACCTCCAGCGCCATGCACACCAGCCCCAGCCCCAGCGCGCCCGTCACGGCCGCGACCGACCCGCCGCCCGGCGTGGGGTCGCCCGACGCCGTCCGGTCGAGCAGGTCGGCGGCCGTCAGGTCCCACAGGCTCACCGGGCCGCCCTCCGAAGTTCACGGCAGGTGGTCATTCCTGGCGTTCCTCCTGCTGCACCTGCTCGCGCAGCCACAGCATCAGCGCCTCGGCGCTCGCGGGGTTGGTGGCGAGCGCGATGTCGTGCACGTCGCACAGGCGCACGAGGGCGCTCACGTCCGGCTCGTGCGGCTGCGCGGTGAGCGGGTCGCGGAAGAAGAACACGGCCAGCACCTGCTCGGTCGCGATCCTCGCCCCGATCTGCTGGTCGCCGCCCATCGGGCCGCTCAGGACGCGCTCCACGTTCAGCCCCGTCTGCTTCTGCAGGATGCCGCCCGTCGTGCCCGTCGCGACCAGATGAAACTGCCGCAGCACGTCCCGGTGCGACAGGGCGAACAGCGCCAGTTCGAGCTTCTTCTTGTCGTGCGCGATGAGCGCCACCTGCCGGGTGCGCGTGGACGGATGGGCGTCGGTCATGCGCCGATTGTGGCACACGTGCCCCGCACGGTCGGAAGGCGCGTCAGACAGCCGCCGGTGTGCGCGCCGTGAAGTCCCAAGGAATTGTCGGGAGCCGTTCAGCCGCCTGTCACGCCGTGCGGGAATCCTGAGGGCATGAACTTCACCCGACCTGCCGTGCGTGCCGAACGGGGCGCGCGCCGTCCGCGTCTCTCCTGGGCACTGATCGCCCTGCTGACCGGTCCCCTGGCGGGCGCCCAGGGCATGACCGCGCAGACCATGACCGCGTCGTCCGCCGCCCCTGCGGTGTCTGGTGGCCGCGCGGTGCAGGTGCTGCCGCACAGCCGCGTCGTCACGGTCCTGAACGGCACGCCCGCGTGGTTCGTGTGCGACCGTACCGACGCGCGCAGCGTCGCCGTCCTCGGCTGGCCGGACGCGCGCGGCCTGAGTCGCCTCACCACGTACAGCAAGACCAGACCCGGCGAGTACGTCTGGAAGTCGTACCGCGTCGGTGCGGCCGACCCCGGCGCGGGCCAGATCTACTACCCGCTCACGCCCGCCGGGACCGGCTCCGCACCGAACAACGTCCACAGCTTCAACACCGGCATGCTGGACCGCCCGGAGCAGGCGCTCACCCCCGCCATCACCGGCGTCACCAGCAGCGAGGGGAGCGGCGAGTGCCGCTGGACCCTGAACACGCGCCTGCTCGGCTTCGACGCGCGGCGCAGCGTCCTGATCACGCAGGCGCCCGGCGGGACGCTCACGTACCAGACCTTCGACTTCGCCGCGCCCGGCACGCCCACCCACCCGGACGGCGCGCAGCGCAGCAGCACGCCCAGCCTGACCGTGACGGGCGGCACGCGCCTCCTGACGCAGACGCAGGAGGCGTTCGTGTTCCGGAACAACGGGTACACGTACACGGTGCGCGTCGCCCGCGAGGGCCAGCCCGCCGGGGCGAGCGTCACCGTCAGCTGGGCGGGGAAGACCGTGCAGCAGGAGACGCTGACCGGCTACACGTACGCCACGCGCCGCTGACCTGAGGAAACGCCCGGACCGGGATCAGTCGTTGGCGACGCCGGTCGCGAGAGGGAAGCGCAGCGTGGCGCGCGTGCCGCCCAGCGGGGACGCTTCCAGCGCCACCTCGCCGCCATGCGCGAGCATCAGGGCGCGCACCACCGCGAGGCCCAGACCGGTGCCGCCACTGTCGCGCGAGCGGGACGTTTCGAGCCGCACGAAGTTCTCGAAGACGCGTTCGCGTTCCACCTCGGGAATGCCGGGACCGTCGTCGTCCACGTGCACGCACAGGCCACGGCTGGCGTGCGGGGCCTGCACCGTGAGGTGCACGCGGCTGCGCGCGTGCTTGAAGGCGTTCTCGGTGAGGTTCACGAACACCTGCCGCAGCCGGTCCGGGTCGGCCCGCAGGGGCGTCTCCTCGCCCAGCACCTCCACGTGGATGGCGCGGTCGGCGCGGGCCGCCTGGATGTCGTCCGCGACGGCGCGCAGCATGGAGAGCGTCTGCACCTGCCGGGGCTGCACGGTCAGGCGGCCCGCGTCCGCGAGCGACAGGGTCCGCAGGTCCGCCACGAGGCGCGTGAGCAGCTGCGTCTGTGCGGACAGCTGCAGCACCTGCTCCTGATCGAGCGGGTAGATGCCGTCCTCGATGGCGTCCAGCCGGGCCTGCATCACGGTGAGCGGCGTGCGGAGCTCGTGCGCGATGGACGCGACCGTGTCGCGCCGCTCCTGTTCGAGCACCTCCAGGCCCTGCGCCATCACGTTGAAGTTCCGGGCGAGTTCGGTCGTCTCGCGGTCGCCGGGCAGCAGGCGCGCGCGGGCGCTCAGGTCACCCGCCGCGACGTGCATGGCCGCCTCCGACACGGCGCTGATGGGCCGCGCGATGCGGCGCGCGAGGAGCGCGGCGAGCAGCATGCCGAACAGGGCCGACACGAGGCTCGCGCCGCGCAGGCTCTCGCCCACGTCGCGCAGGAAGTTGCGGGCGCGGCTGGCGGGAGAGAACTTCATGCGGCGGATCTGGTCCACGGTCAGGACCGGCCCGATCAGGGTGGGGTGCGTGAAGGTCGAGGTGGTGAGCGGCCCGAGCGGCAGGAGGGGCGTGCACGGCGCGAAGCACGGTGTGGCCGCCGTGCCTGCCGGGGCGGGTACGGGCGGGGCGCTGCTCCGGTCACGGAACTGTTCGCGCAGTTCGGGCGGCAGGCGGTTGATCTGGCGCTGCACCACGAGGTTCGAGAAGAACAGCATGCTGACGCCCGTGACCGCGACCGCCAGCAGCATGCCGACCAGCAGCGTGCCGAGCACGCTCCACGACGCGGACTGCAGGCGTGCGAGCAGCTGGAAGCGGCCCGTCCCGGGGGGCGCTTCCGGCGGCCGGACGCGTGGCGGGAGGCTCAACCGCTCTCCGACAGGCGGTACCCGACGCCGCGCACCGTCTGCAGCAGGCCCGTGCCTCCGGCCGCCTCCAGCTTGCGGCGGGCGCTGGCGAGGTGTGCGTCCACCACGCGTTCCAGCGCCTCGGATTCCGGGAGGGCGGCGGCGAGCAGTTCGGCGCGCGTGAAGGCGCGGCCCGGCGTGGCCGCCATGCACGCCAGCAGCCGGAACTCGGCGGGCGTCAGGGACAGCACGTGACCGTCCAGGCGCGCGAGGACCGCGCCCGTGTCGATCTCCAGGTCCGCGATGCGGTACACCTGCGGCGCGCCTCCGTCCGTGCGGGCGGACGTGCGGCGCAGCACGGCCTTGACGCGCGCCATCACCTCGCGCGGCCGGAAGGGCTTCACGACGTAGTCGTCCGCGCCGAACTCCAGGCCGAGCACCTGGTCCGTCTCCTCGGCGCGGGCCGTGACGAGGATCACGGGCGTCTGACCGTCGGCCCGCACGGCCTTCAGGACGTCCATGCCGCTCAGGCCGGGGAGCATCAGGTCCAGCAGCAGCAGGTCGGGCCGGGCGGCGCGGTACAGGCTGAGGGCGGCCTTGCCGTCGGCGGCCTTCTCGACGCGGTGTCCTTCCTGCTTGAGGTAGGCTTCCAGCACCGCCGCGATCTGCGGTTCATCTTCGACGACCAGGACGAGTGCGCTCATGAGGGTATGGTAGGCCGGATCGGAGAAGGTTTGTCTCAGATTCCGCGCGTCTCTTCGCTGAATCTTCACACGGACTCCACCAAGCCTTCGTGCCCTGCTGGGAGGATGCCAGGTATGACCCGCCTGCCGCCCCGACTTCCGCTGCTGGCCCTGCTGCCTGCCCTGCTGTTCGGGGCGGGGCTGAGTCCGGCCCTGGCGCAGACGGCCGCGCCCACCAGCCCGGCCACCGCTCCGACCCCTGCCGCTCCGTCCCCCGCCACAACCGCCCCGGCCCCGGCGACCCCGGCCACGACCCCTCCGGCCACTCCCGCGCCCACCACCCCCACTCCGGCAGAGGCGGCCCCCGCCACGCCTGCCACCCCGGCGGCCCCGCCCACCCCAGCCACACCTGTCCCCGCGTCCACCGACACCACCCCCGCTCCCTTCACCCTGCAGGACGCCCTGAACGGCGTGACGGCCAGTGCCAGCTACCGGCAACTGCAGCTGACGCTCGCGGCCGCGCAGGCCCAGGCGCAGGCCGCGCAGGCCAGCACCGGCTTCACGGCCGGCGTGAGCGGCAGCCTGAACACCACCGCGACCGGCAGCACCGACACCGCCGGCGCCAGCACCTCCACGTCCGCCAGCGTCACCGCGACCGCCAGTCTGCCCGTCCTGCCGTGGGCGACCGCGAACCTGAACGCCCAGACGGCCGCCCGCGCGTACAGCGTCGCGCAGGTCACGTTCGCGCAGGCCACCGCCGCCCTCAGGAGCAGCGCCGAGCAGGCGTACGGGCGGGCTGTGACCGCGCAGCTGAACCTGGAGATCGCGGGCGCGAACCTCACGCTCACCGAGCGGCAACTCGCGCAGGTGACGGCCTTCCAGGCGAACAACAACGCCACCGTGCAGAGCGTCCAGACCGCGCAGGCCGCCGTGCAGACCGCGCAGACGGCCCTGCAGAGCGCCCGGAACGAACTGGGGTCCGCCCGGCAGGCGCTCGGTACCCTGACGGGCCGCGACCTGAGCGCGGCCACCTTCAGCACCGACCTGGGCGGCATGCTCGCCCTGACGGCCCTCCCGACCGTGCAGGCCGCGCAGGTGGCCGCGCAGGCTTTCAGTCCCGCGCTCGCCAGCGCGCAGAAGGCCGTCACGGACGCGCAGGCGAGCGTCACGACCGCCCAGCGTGCCCGCCGCCTGCCGGACGCGACGCTCAGCGCCCAGTACGGCCCCGGCACCAGCAGCGCCCGCACCGGCCTGAGCGGCAGCCTGAACCTGCAGTCGGGCGTCGCCAGCGCCAGCTACACGCAGGGCTTCGGGAGCAGCGGCGCGGCGTCGTCCCTGGCGCTGGGCCTGAGCGCGAACTTCAACGTGCTCGACCCGGCTGCCGACGGCACCCTGAAGGTCGCGCAGCTGCAGCTGCAGCAGGCGCAGGCGGCCGTGCAGGTGCAGACGGCCACCGTCAGCCAGAACGTGCAGGACGCGTACGACGCCGCGCAGGTCGCCGCGCAGGCGATCTCTGCCCGGCAGACGAGCGTCACGGCGTACACCACCGCCCTGGACACCGTGCAGGCGCGCCTCGCGGTGGGCCTCTCCACCGAGACGGACCTCCTGAACGCCCGGATCGCGCTCGCGCAGGCGAAACGCGACCTGAACACCGCGCAGATCACGGCCCTGACGAGCGCCGCGCAGCTCGCCGCCCTGACCGGCCTGACGGGAGCGCCCTGACCCACACGCCCGCCACCGCCCGACCACCCCACCCCGACCACCCGGCACGCTGACCCGCCCAGCACCGCCGCGCCCGCCCCGGAGGCCCCATGAACCCGCGACCCGCCCACACCCGCCCGCACCTGACCGCCCCCACCGTCCTTCTGACCGCCTTTCTCGCCGTGACGACCGCGCACGCCCAGGCCGCCACCAGCATCACGCTGCCCGCCGCCGTCGCCTCCGCCCTGACCGCCGGGTCCACCGTCCGTGACGCGCAGGCGGGCGTCACGTCCGCCGCCAGCACCCTCAGGGCCGTGCAGGCCGACCCCTCCACCCTCGCGGGCGCGCTGCTCTCCGCGCAGCAGGACAGCACCCTCGCGCAGGCGCAGCTCACGCAGGCCCGCCTGACCGCCACCCAGAACGCCGTCACCGCCTACACCGCCCTCTACCAGACGCAGGAACAGATCACCCTCCAGCAGCTCCAGATTCAGGTGGACACCAAGAACCTGCAGGTCGCTCAGGTGAAACTCAGCACCAGAAACGGCACCGCCCTCGACGTGCAGAACGCCCAGAACACCCTGAACAGCAGCCGCCAGGCCCTGCAGGACGCCCAGGCGCAACTCCTCGTGAACAGCCAGAAGCTCGCGAACGTGATCGGCAGGCCCGGCACGTACACGGCCGCCGCGCCCGCCACGCCGCCCGCCGTGCGCGCCAACACCACCCTCAGCAGCACGTACGCCGCCCTGCTGAAGGACCGACAGGCGGTCGAGACGGCCACCCTGAACGTCAAACTCGCCGACAACGAATTCACGGCCCGCGTCACGCTCGACCAGGCGCGCACCACCCTCGCGAGCGCGCAGAGCACCCTCGCCACCGACCAGAAGACGTACCTGACGACGCTCGCCACCGCGCAGAGCAGCGCCGAGGCCGCGCAGGCCAGCTACCAGACGGCCCTGCAGGCCGAAGCGAACGCCCAGACCAGCTACAAGCAGGACGCCGTGCGCCTCCAGAGCGGCACGATCAGCGCCGTCGCGCTGCTGCAGAGCCAGCTGACCCTCAAGAAAGCGCAGTACGCCCGCGCGCAGGCGCTCGTGGCGCTCTGGCAGTCGCTCGCAGCGCTCAGCACCGCCAGCGGCCAGGACGCCACCGGCCTCGCCAGGTAACGCCCGAACAGAGGAGGCGCCCCCGGAGCGTGACTTCCGGGGGCGCCTCCTGTCCTGCTGCGCCCGGGGGGCGTCACACGGGTTCCGTCCGGTCAGCCCGGCAGGTGGTTCAGGCCCGACGGACCGGAGATCATACGGTGTTGATCCGATTCCAGGGATGCCGGGAACAGCACCGACATCCCTTCTTGGGCAGAACGGACGCTCTACAGGACGCCTGCCCGCTTCTTGGGCAAAACAGCGCCCTGCAGGACGCTTGCCCGCTTCCACCTCCTCAACACCGGACTTGTTGGTGCTCGCGGTCGGGCGGCGGCTTCGCGTTCCGCTCGGCTGAACTCTACAAGTTCAGCTCAAAACCGTATCACACGTCCGGGTAGATCTTCAGTTCCGTGAGGTGCGCGCGTGGGGGGCGCGTCAGGGCGTGCGCGATGCTCTGCGCCATGCCGCGCGGGTCGATGGTCGCCTCCCACGTCATGCCCGCCTCCCGGTTGGTGGGCGTGTCGATGGCGCCCATCGGGTACACCACGCACCCCCGGACGCCCTTGCCTTTCAGTTCGTCGTGCAGGCTCAGCACGTATGCCGCGACGGCCGCCTTGCTGGCCGTGTACAGCGCGGCGCCCTTGCCGCTCATGCGGGCCGCCTGCGCGGCACTGACGCCCACGATCATGCCTTCCTTCTGCTTGAGCATGTGCGGCAGCACGCCCTGCACCGCGTGGAAGAGGGTCGTCATGTTGGCGGTCATCATGCCGTTCAGGTCGTCGGGCGTGGCCTTATGGGCGTCCTGCATGCCGTACGCGCCGACCGTGTGCACCAGCGCGTCCACCTTGTGCCTGCGCAGCTCCTCGATGCTGGCGGGGTCGGACAGGTCGAGGTCCAGCACCTCGGTGGCCGGGACGCGGTCCTCGGCACGTTTGAGGCTCTCGCCGCGCCCGACCAGAATGAGTTCCGCGCCTGCGTCCACGAGTTCCTGCGCGACGGCGGTGGCCAGCGCCCCGCCCGCTCCGGTCAGCATGATGGTGGTTCCGCTCAAGTTCGCCATGCGTTCAGCGTACCCGGAATGCGGCAGGGCGGCGTGATGGAAAAGTTCAGGGAGCGTTGGTGCGCCGCCCCCAGCCTGCACGGGCGGAGGGAGTGCAGGAACAACGGGCGAGGGGCGGCCCGTCCAGCGCCGGGGCCGCCCCTCGCCTGCTCGTTTCTGCCCGGGGTGACGAGCCGCGCGTCACCCGTCCGCTCCGGCTCCCGCCGGTCAGGACATCGACCTGACCGGCCTTCGCGTCACTTCAGGGTTTTCGCCCAGCTGAGGATGGCGGCGTTCGTGGCGTTCGCCTTCTCGAAGGTCGCGGCGTGCCCGGCGCCCGGAATGAGGACCAGCTTGCTGCCCGCGATGCCGTTGTGCATCTTCATGGCGAGCTCGGTGGGCGTGAGGTTGTCCTCCAGGCCGAACACCAGCAGGGTCGGGACCTTGATGGTCGCCAGGACGGGGTTCGCGTCGGGGCGTGTGGCGAGCGCGTTGCCGCCCGCGACCGTGCCGTTCAGGCTGGCCTGCTTCACGAGGCCGCTCAGGAACTGCACCTGGTTCGGCATCTTCATGCGGCTCTCGCCGGTCAGCATGCGGGGCAGGATGCCGGGCACGAGGCTCGCGACGCCCATCTGCTGCGCCTGCTGGGCGTTGCCGCGCCAGCTGGCGGCCTCGGCAGTCCCGGCCGGGTCGGCGGTCGTGTCGATGAACACGAGGCCCGTGAAGCGCTCGGGGCTCATGCGGTACATCTGCAGGAGCGTCATGCCGCCCATGCTCATGCCGCCCACCACGGCGCTCTTCAGGCCGAGGGCGTCCATGGTGCCCAGGATGCTGCGCGCATAGAACTCGATGCTGGCCTCGTTGCCCTGCAGGGTGCTCCTGCCGAAGCCGGGCAGGTCCACCGTGATGACCTGGTACCCGGCGGCGACGAGGGCCGCACGGTTGTTCTTGAACAGCTCGCCGGACAGCGGGTAGCCGTGAATGAGCAGCATGGGTCGGCCCCTGCCTTCGGCCTTGAAGAACACCCGGGCGCCCGTCACGTCCACCATGCCGCTCGCGGGGATCCTGCCGTTCATGAGGGCGCTGCCCATCCGGACGGGCGTCATGGGCATGCCGGGCATCGCCTGCGTCTGCATGGCCTGGCCCGGCATCTGCTGGCCCTGCATGGTCTGACCCTGGACGGGCTGGGCGGGAATGGCGTTCTGAGCGGACGCCGCGCTGACGGGCAGGACGGTGAGGGCGAACGTGAGGAGCGAACGGTTGAAGTGACGCATGCTGTGCCTCCTGGGCAGAAAGGAAAGGGGGGATGAGAGCGGCCCGTGAGGTGCTGTTCGCAG
Encoded here:
- a CDS encoding phosphatase PAP2 family protein, with protein sequence MISWIRLHWRPLLALALLIVLPLALLGKIADDIHEKQPFAWESPLMVGLRAHAPAWFAGLAKAFSTIGSARVMLPFCAVLTVWLWTRAHSVARYFLLSVGGAVLLNVVLKLAFGRARPQVIPWLWQEGDTSFPSGHSSMAAALAVTVTALVWRTPYRWPVAVFGVLYTVIMGVSRVYLGVHYPTDVLGGWALGVAWSGGVAMLLWRRLREAQTARTAS
- a CDS encoding flavin reductase family protein gives rise to the protein MHYDLAALSPADGYKLLTAVIVPRPIAWVSTLNLDGSGVNLAPYSFFNMMGSDPAVVAFSPGDRPDGTPKDTARNIAGPDGAGGGEFVINLVSEALSEAMNLSATDFPPGVDEAGVAGLQLTPGTLVRVPRVTASPVSLECREVQTVRIGRNRVVLGEVLGVHVRDDAMLDPERLYVDTAALQLVGRMGGRGGYTRTADTFELARVPYQTWLARQETGSGDT
- a CDS encoding cyclodeaminase/cyclohydrolase family protein; protein product: MSLWDLTAADLLDRTASGDPTPGGGSVAAVTGALGLGLVCMALEVTARRRTATPDVHALLARARAQLDALRGHPDADVTAFGGFMAALALPRGTDAEQAARQAALAQAAQAATRAPLHAARDLLAALQLAQEAAVAAHRGIVSDVGAGAALLGAALQATLLNVDINLGSLPDDLRDAARHERETLARAGDETARQVARMVQDRLA
- a CDS encoding response regulator transcription factor — translated: MSALVLVVEDEPQIAAVLEAYLKQEGHRVEKAADGKAALSLYRAARPDLLLLDLMLPGLSGMDVLKAVRADGQTPVILVTARAEETDQVLGLEFGADDYVVKPFRPREVMARVKAVLRRTSARTDGGAPQVYRIADLEIDTGAVLARLDGHVLSLTPAEFRLLACMAATPGRAFTRAELLAAALPESEALERVVDAHLASARRKLEAAGGTGLLQTVRGVGYRLSESG
- a CDS encoding M48 family metallopeptidase; translated protein: MTRRLTTPASPAHLKVGDAVVEVRRSPRRRTVALKVGPGGAVLYAPTGVSAARLTAFLTQRQDWLLGHLATFARQRVRTPLTDGQSLPLLDGTLTLRLTPGTRAARREGTDLHVHPQHLTAQIEAWYRQAALAHFTPLVHTLDRHLRDVAPQRRVTPLGAVRLTRAGSRWGSCTSRGDIRLHWRLMFAPSRVAHYVAAHEVAHLAQMDHSPRYWATLARLMPDYAEPKRWLREHGETLTLWDDPAPDDPAPTADPHTA
- the ypfJ gene encoding KPN_02809 family neutral zinc metallopeptidase, producing the protein MDWQNLPSSNNVEDRRGSGGGRGGGVAIGGGAAIIIALLGWFFGIDTSSITGGSQTQSRPSQSQGSAGTQSQAQDTQFVSKILGSTEQVWGDIFQKNGRTYQAPRLVLFSGATDSACGQADSAVGPFYCPSDTKVYLDTDFFAQMQAQLGGGGDFADAYVIAHEVGHHVQNLLGISDKVDRAQRSARSEAQANKYSVALELQADCFAGVWGKRSSTQTNLTQQDVQSAINTATAIGDDALQKQSRGYVVPDSFTHGTSQQRVSWFMKGFQGGDPAQCDTFNGAI
- a CDS encoding methylglyoxal synthase, translated to MTDAHPSTRTRQVALIAHDKKKLELALFALSHRDVLRQFHLVATGTTGGILQKQTGLNVERVLSGPMGGDQQIGARIATEQVLAVFFFRDPLTAQPHEPDVSALVRLCDVHDIALATNPASAEALMLWLREQVQQEERQE
- a CDS encoding sensor histidine kinase, coding for MSLPPRVRPPEAPPGTGRFQLLARLQSASWSVLGTLLVGMLLAVAVTGVSMLFFSNLVVQRQINRLPPELREQFRDRSSAPPVPAPAGTAATPCFAPCTPLLPLGPLTTSTFTHPTLIGPVLTVDQIRRMKFSPASRARNFLRDVGESLRGASLVSALFGMLLAALLARRIARPISAVSEAAMHVAAGDLSARARLLPGDRETTELARNFNVMAQGLEVLEQERRDTVASIAHELRTPLTVMQARLDAIEDGIYPLDQEQVLQLSAQTQLLTRLVADLRTLSLADAGRLTVQPRQVQTLSMLRAVADDIQAARADRAIHVEVLGEETPLRADPDRLRQVFVNLTENAFKHARSRVHLTVQAPHASRGLCVHVDDDGPGIPEVERERVFENFVRLETSRSRDSGGTGLGLAVVRALMLAHGGEVALEASPLGGTRATLRFPLATGVAND